From Quercus lobata isolate SW786 chromosome 1, ValleyOak3.0 Primary Assembly, whole genome shotgun sequence, one genomic window encodes:
- the LOC115978318 gene encoding pumilio homolog 12, which yields MDQGRTELEFDELEKLLGEIPNATSGKPHSDGSGPKGVSLGGNLSPICLNSCKGPSSEKLQNNRNLDEGKISLNKFGQSLTKRVQPEEMNLPDDQSLSSAFAGLSFTNGMPMEAGKSTSLQNHNILLNGQYLNSLMKPNSNVDSQVMVVPSFQSPPKTVPCDFDEFGETKVGQESSNLLKQQVGYCQPTENFSTAVPFAHAVPSLQYLSNVPVHGVQFPVMPDRQQFFLDAQSPVHYLHSQQLNQPQISWRNVEEEQYYRMHQQYLYLQQLQSQRFEAQHPIQAHGNVSTRLMSENPRQPYFEVPISHQLGNSRQESFWNNYTNHRGSNHLNPSLSFTDFNAIQLLDKVTKEKFKFPDKIMTRSYEMNTPRAVKLSSIGRNESPTHVSQNGKFLSNHHLWRSLSTPTAGCFQLDGLSSWDLSPETTDFKGTDLKPLTQKYNSVDEVTGRIYLLAKDQHGCRFLQRKFVDGNTKDIEKIFLEIIDYIVELMTDPFGNYLVQKLLEVCDEDQRMQILHAITRNSGELVRISCDMHGTRAVQKVIETLKTPEQFSMVVSSLKPGIVTLMKNMNGNHVAQRCLQHLMPQYREFFFEAATTNCVNLATDRHGCCVLQKCLSHSTGDQRCCLVHKITSNALILCQDQFGNYVVQFVFELQLPWATEDILDQLEGHFGDLSMQKCSSNVVEKCLKYAGEEHRTRIIQELIDNPRLDQIMQDPYGNYVIQAALNQSKGALHIALVAAIRPHVPALRTSPYGKKVLSCSSLKK from the exons atgGACCAAGGGAGAACTGAATTAGAATTTGATGAGCTTGAGAAGCTTCTTGGTGAGATTCCAAATGCTACTTCTGGAAAACCACATTCTGATGGATCTGGACCAAAGGGGGTGTCTTTGGGTGGAAACTTGTCTCCTATTTGTCTGAATTCCTGCAAAGGGCCTTCCAGTGAGAAACTTCAAAACAATAGGAATTTGGATGAGGGAAAAATCTCATTGAATAAATTTGGGCAATCACTGACTAAAAGGGTTCAGCCAGAGGAAATGAATTTGCCTGATGACCAGTCCTTGTCGTCTGCATTTGCAGGATTGAGCTTCACCAATGGCATGCCAATGGAAGCTGGAAAGTCTACATCCTTACAAAATCACAACATTTTATTGAATGGTCAATATCTAAACAGCTTAATGAAACCAAATTCCAATGTGGATTCACAGGTGATGGTTGTTCCCTCTTTCCAATCACCACCAAAAACAGTACCCTGTGATTTTGATGAGTTTGGTGAGACAAAAGTTGGCCAGGAAAGTTCAAATTTGTTGAAGCAGCAAGTAGGCTATTGTCAGCCAACTGAAAATTTCTCCACTGCTGTTCCATTTGCTCATGCGGTGCCAAGCTTACAGTACCTCTCTAATGTGCCGGTCCATGGTGTACAGTTTCCTGTTATGCCAGATCGGCAGCAATTCTTCCTGGATGCACAGTCTCCAGTGCATTATTTACATTCACAACAATTAAACCAGCCACAAATTAGTTGGAGGAATGTGGAAGAGGAACAGTATTATAGGATGCATCAGCAATACCTGTACCTGCAGCAGCTTCAAAGTCAGAGGTTTGAAGCTCAGCATCCTATTCAAGCACATGGGAATGTCTCAACTAGACTGATGAGTGAGAACCCAAGGCAGCCATACTTTGAGGTGCCAATCTCTCACCAGCTTGGAAACTCTAGACAAGAGTCATTTTGGAACAACTATACAAACCATAGGGGTTCAAACCATTTGAATCCTTCCCTTTCATTCACAGATTTTAATGCAATTCAACTTTTGGACAAAGTTACAAAGGAAAAGTTTAAGTTTCCTGACAAAATTATGACAAGATCATATGAAATGAACACACCCAGAGCTGTGAAGCTCAGCTCCATTGGCAGAAATGAATCACCAACCCATGtcagccaaaatgggaaatTTCTCTCAAATCATCATCTTTGGCGTAGCTTATCTACTCCAACTGCTGGATGTTTTCAGTTAGATGGTTTGAGCTCGTGGGATTTGTCCCCTGAAACTACAGATTTCAAGGGTACTGATCTGAAGCCACTGACTCAGAAATATAACTCTGTTGATGAAGTCACTGGAAGAATATATCTCTTGGCCAAGGACCAACATGGTTGCCGCTTCTTACAGAGAAAATTTGTGGATGGCAACACAAAAGATATTGAAAAGATTTTTCTTGAGATCATTGATTACATTGTTGAGCTCATGACAGATCCTTTTGGGAATTACCTAGTACAGAAGTTGCTTGAAGTTTGTGATGAGGATCAGAGGATGCAAATACTTCATGCAATCACTAGAAATTCTGGTGAACTTGTTAGGATATCATGTGATATGCACGG GACTAGGGCTGTTCAGAAGGTCATTGAAACCCTTAAGACTCCAGAGCAGTTCTCCATGGTTGTTTCCTCACTGAAGCCTGGCATTGTGACTTTAATGAAAAACATGAATGGCAACCATGTTGCTCAGCGCTGCTTGCAACATTTAATGCCTCAATACAGAGAG TTCTTTTTTGAAGCTGCAACCACTAATTGTGTTAATCTTGCAACGGATCGCCATGGCTGTTGTGTACTTCAAAAATGCCTCAGCCATTCTACCGGCGATCAAAGATGCTGTTTAGTCCATAAGATTACTTCAAATGCTCTAATCCTTTGTCAAGATCAATTTGG GAATTATGTTGTGCAATTTGTCTTTGAGCTTCAGCTTCCATGGGCAACAGAAGATATTCTTGACCAGTTGGAGGGTCACTTTGGGGACTTGTCCATGCAGAAATGTAGCAGTAATGTGGTTGAGAAATGTCTGAAGTATGCAGGTGAAGAACACCGCACTCGCATTATCCAAGAGTTGATTGATAATCCTCGGTTAGATCAAATAATGCAAGACCCTTATGGCAATTATGTTATCCAAGCAGCATTAAATCAGTCAAAG GGAGCTCTTCA
- the LOC115978307 gene encoding ruBisCO large subunit-binding protein subunit beta, chloroplastic has translation MASTFTAMSSVGSLATPGCRVMDKKFASSDKLSSSASISSFSFARRQNVMSQRNRSPKICAMAKELHFNKDGSAIKKLQTGVNKLADLVGVTLGPKGRNVVLESKYGSPKIVNDGVTVAKEVELEDPVENIGAKLVRQAAAKTNDLAGDGTTTSVVLAQGLIAEGVKVVAAGANPVLITRGIEKTTKALVSELKLMSKEVEDSELADVAAVSAGNNYEVGNMIAEAMSKVGRKGVVTLEEGKSAENSLYVVEGMQFDRGYISPYFVTDSEKMAVEFENCKLLLVDKKITNARDLINVLEDAIRGGYPIIIIAEDIEQEALATLVVNKLRGALKIAALKAPGFGERKSQYLDDIAILTGGTVIRDEVGLTLDKADKEVLGTASKVVLTKDTTTIVGDGSTQEAVNKRVAQIRNLIEVAEQDYEREKLNERIAKLSGGVAVIQVGAQTETELKEKKLRVEDALNATKAAVEEGIVVGGGCTLLRLASKVDAIRDSLDNDEEKVGADIVKRALSYPLKLIAKNAGVNGSVVSEKVLSSDNPKYGYNAATGNYEDLMAAGIIDPTKVVRCCLEHASSVAKTFLMSDCVVVEIKEPEPMPAGNPMDNSGYGY, from the exons ATGGCATCAACTTTCACAGCCATGTCTTCAGTTGGCTCCTTGGCTACTCCAGGCTGCCGTGTTATGGACAAGAAATTTGCTTCTTCAGACAAGTTGTCATCTTCTGCTTCCATTTCTTCATTCTCATTTGCTAGGAGGCAGAATGTGATGTCACAAAGAAATCGCTCTCCCAAGATTTGTGCCATGGCAAAGGAATTGCATTTCAACAAGGATGGCTCAGCTATTAAGAAGCTGCAA ACTGGTGTGAACAAGCTTGCGGATTTAGTTGGGGTTACTCTTGGTCCAAAAGGCAGGAATGTTGTTCTGGAAAGCAAGTATGGCTCTCCAAAAATTGTTAATGATGGTGTTACTGTTGCAAAGGAG GTTGAGTTGGAGGATCCAGTTGAGAACATTGGTGCTAAGTTAGTGAGACAAGCGGCTGCCAAGACTAATGATTTGGCTGGTGATGGAACAACAACATCTGTTGTTCTTGCACAAGGTCTTATTGCTGAGGGTGTCAAg GTGGTTGCAGCTGGTGCAAACCCTGTTTTAATTACTCGAGGTATTGAGAAGACTACGAAAGCTCTTGTGTCTGAGCTTAAGTTGATGTCAAAGGAG GTTGAAGACAGCGAGTTGGCCGACGTAGCAGCAGTTAGTGCTGGAAACAACTATGAAGTAGGAAATATGATAGCTGAAGCCATGAGTAAGGTGGGTCGTAAGGGTGTGGTGACCCTAGAAGAGGGAAAAAGTGCTGAGAACAGCCTCTATGTTGTTGAAGGAATGCAGTTTGATCGTGGTTACATCTCACCTTACTTTGTCACTGATAGTGAGAAAATGGCAGTTGAATTTGAAAACTGCAAG CTGCTTCTTGTTGATAAAAAGATAACAAATGCAAGGGATCTTATTAACGTTTTGGAGGATGCTATCAGAGGTGGATACCCAATTATTATAATTGCAGAAGACATTGAACAAGAAGCTCTAGCAACTTTGGTTGTGAACAAGCTGAGGGGGGCTCTGAAGATTGCTGCACTGAAAGCTCCTGGTTTTGGAGAGCGCAAGAGCCAGTACCTTGATGACATTGCTATTCTCACTGGAG GAACTGTAATTAGGGATGAGGTGGGGCTTACCTTAGACAAAGCTGACAAGGAAGTACTTGGCACTGCTTCTAAGGTGGTGCTTACCAAGGATACCACAACAATTGTTGGTGATGGAAGCACACAGGAAGCAGTAAACAAGAGGGTTGCACAGATTAGAAATCTTATTGAG GTTGCAGAGCAAGATTATGAGAGGGAAAAACTGAACGAAAGGATTGCAAAATTGTCAGGTGGAGTTGCTGTTATCCAG GTTGGTGCACAAACTGAGACAGAGCTCAAGGAAAAGAAATTGAGAGTCGAAGATGCTCTTAATGCAACAAAG GCTGCTGTTGAGGAAGGTATTGTAGTTGGAGGTGGATGCACCTTGCTTAGACTTGCATCAAAGGTGGATGCCATCAGGGACAGCCTTGACAATGATGAAGAAAAG GTTGGAGCAGATATTGTCAAAAGAGCTTTGAGTTACCCTTTGAAATTGATTGCCAAGAATGCTGGTGTTAATGGAAGTGTAGTTAGCGAGAAG gtgcTTTCCAGTGACAACCCTAAATACGGATATAATGCGGCCACTGGAAATTATGAAGATTTAATGGCTGCTGGAATTATTGATCCAACTAAG GTGGTTAGATGTTGCCTTGAGCATGCATCCTCGGTAGCAAAAACATTCTTGATGTCAGATTGTGTAGTTGTTGAAATCAAGGAGCCGGAACCAATGCCTGCTGGCAACCCCATGGACAACTCAG GATATGGCTACTAA